The Equus asinus isolate D_3611 breed Donkey chromosome 14, EquAss-T2T_v2, whole genome shotgun sequence genomic sequence AGCAGGCCGAGGCCCCGGGAGCGGCCGGCGCCGTGCAGCTGGCGCTCGTGGCGGCGGATCTGCACCTTGTGGCGGAAGCGCTCGCCGCAGTCCTCGCACACGTAGGGCCGCTCGCCCGAGTGCGTGCGCCGGTGGCGCAGCAGGTTGGAGGAGACGCTGAAGCGCTTGCCGCAGTCGCCGCAGGCGTAGGGCCGCTCGCCGGTGTGCGTGCGCTGGTGCTGCACGAGCGCCGAGCTCTCGCTGAAGCGCTTGGCGCAGTAGGAGCAGGCGTAGGGCTTCTCGCCCGTGTGGATGCGCTGGTGCGTCACCAGGTTCGAGTGCTGCGAGAAGCCCTTGCCGCACTCGCCGCAGCGGTGCGGCCGCTCGCCCGTGTGCGTGGCCTGGTGCCGCACCAGGTCCGTGCTGCGGCTGAAGCCCTTGCCGCACTCGCCGCAGATGGTCGGCCGGtcccgcgcgcgccgccgccgccgctgccgggCGGGCGTGAGCGCCGCGCTGCCCGCCGGGCCCGGGATGGCCACGACCGCGGGCGCCGCCACGGCCGGCAGCACCATGAGCTCCTGCAGCACCACGTAGCCCGGCGGGGCCACCACGACGGCGGCGGGAGCCCCAGGGACCGACGCCCCGCCGTCCCCGGCGGCTGGCACCAGCTCCAGCTGCAGCTCCGGCTGCACGGGCGTCAGCTCCAGCTGCACCTCCTGCTGCGGGGCCCCCAGCTCCACCGGGGTCAGCTCCAGCTGcacctcctgctgcccctccagctgctgctgctccagctgctgctgctgctccagctgctgctccagctgctgcagctgctccTGCAGTTTGAGCTGCAGCTGCCGTTGTTCCTGTTGTCTCTCCAGCtcctgctgccgctgctgctccagctcctgctctgCTGCCAGGTCCACGGGCATGAGCTCCAGCTCCACCTCCTCCTCGTCTTCCGGCTCCAGGGGACggggctgcagctgctgctgttgcaactgctcctgctgctgctgcaacagCTGCTCTTGCTGTAACTGCTGCTGCTGCAACAGCTGCTCTTGCTGTAACTCCTGCTGCTGCAACAGCTGCTGTTGCTGTAACTCCTGCTGCTGCAACAGCTGCTGCTGTAACTGTTCCTGCCGTTGTAGCTGCTGCAACTGTTCCTGCTGTGGCTGTAACAGttcctgctgttgctgctgctgtaaCCGTGCCTGCTGTAACAGCTGCTGCTGTTGCAACGGCTGCTGTGGTTGTAGCTGTGCCTGCTGTTGCTGCAACAGTTGTTGCCCTGGCACTGGCTGCTCTTGTGACTGTCCCTGCTGCTGCAGCGGCTGCAGTTGTGGTTTCGGTCGCTGATGCTGCACGGGTTGGGGTTTTTCCTGTCGCTCCTGCTGTTGTTGAGACGGCTGCTGCGGCCCGTCTTGCTGCTGCAGCTGTAACTGTTCCTGCTGTTGCACCGGCTGTAGTTGTGGTTTCAGTTGCACAGTTGGGGGTTCTTCCTGTAGCTCCTGCTGTTGCTGAGACAGCTGTTCTTGTCCGTCTTGCTGCTGCCGCAATTCTGGCTGATGTCCTAACAGCTGGCTTTGTGGTTGCTGCTGCGGCAGCTGCTCCCGCTGTGGCTGTTGTCGCGGCTCTGGTTGCGGTTCTGACTGTTGCAGCTGCACCTCCTGCCGTTCTGGCTGGGCTTTCTCGGTGATTCCACTGGCCCCCATTGGGGCTGAGGCTGCTGGCCGTGGTGGGCTGCTGCTCCTCTCCTgagcctcttcttcctcctgacTCTCACTCCCACCACTGCCACCTGTAGTGGAAACGGCAGGAAGCCAGGAGAGGAGCATCTACAGGTAGCTCTCTGGCACAGACCCCAGGACCTTCCCACCTACCCTGCCCCACGTACAGTGACTCTAGGACACTCTATTGAGCTCACATCAGAGACCCAGAAGCACTGGAGCAAGTGACAATGGCAGCATGACAGAAACTAAAATGCCCAGAGGTATGGGGTTGGCTTAGAAATGTGCCCAAGGGACTGTTGGTCACGTCATGCTGGACCCCAGCTCCCCGACCTCTCCTCTGGGCCTTCCTCCACACAAGTTCCATGCTTAGATCCTGGCAGCGACACCAGCATGGGTGCCGGGGCACCCAACACCATTCCCTGACAAGTCCCTTGTGCTTACCCGCCATCCAGTGGGAATCCATGAACCGGCCATTCCCACAGCCAAGCCACATGTCTATGCTGAACTCTGACCTCAGTTAGAGTCACaccttaaataaatgaaacttgCCTTTTCTGTAAAGAATAGAGAATTCCTCTAAAGCTGCCTGGAAGTGTTTCCACAAGCGGTTTCGAAAAGTCACCGAAGTGTCAGAGAGAATGTGAGGTTTCCAGCAGGAAGTTCTCAGTTCAGACCCTAACTCTACCAGTTAGCAGCTGTCTAACCTCCTGCAGGCTCAGAGCCCTCCTCGTCTGTAAAAGAGCTCACTGATACCCACACCGCCAGCTCAGAGAGTGCAACAGGAAGGGCCCCGTCATATCCCCTAGAACCTGGTAGGTGCTTGAAAAATCCCCCTTCCCGTGGGTTGGGAATTAGTTTGTAAACTAAAACACAGTTTAGAAATCCCAAAGGTACAACTAGCTCCCTTTGAAACAGCCTAAGGACTGGAAATGTTTCGTTATTCTGGAATAGAAAGGACTAGCTCATAGCACCAAGGCAACGTGGTGACTGGCCAATTTCTTAACCTCTGGGAACCTGAGTCTCCCGATCTGCAAAAGGAGGTAAATCCTCT encodes the following:
- the ZNF853 gene encoding zinc finger protein 853 isoform X1, with the translated sequence MELGPATETFVLELRCLEDGGPAPDTLSGGSGGSESQEEEEAQERSSSPPRPAASAPMGASGITEKAQPERQEVQLQQSEPQPEPRQQPQREQLPQQQPQSQLLGHQPELRQQQDGQEQLSQQQQELQEEPPTVQLKPQLQPVQQQEQLQLQQQDGPQQPSQQQQERQEKPQPVQHQRPKPQLQPLQQQGQSQEQPVPGQQLLQQQQAQLQPQQPLQQQQLLQQARLQQQQQQELLQPQQEQLQQLQRQEQLQQQLLQQQELQQQQLLQQQELQQEQLLQQQQLQQEQLLQQQQEQLQQQQLQPRPLEPEDEEEVELELMPVDLAAEQELEQQRQQELERQQEQRQLQLKLQEQLQQLEQQLEQQQQLEQQQLEGQQEVQLELTPVELGAPQQEVQLELTPVQPELQLELVPAAGDGGASVPGAPAAVVVAPPGYVVLQELMVLPAVAAPAVVAIPGPAGSAALTPARQRRRRRARDRPTICGECGKGFSRSTDLVRHQATHTGERPHRCGECGKGFSQHSNLVTHQRIHTGEKPYACSYCAKRFSESSALVQHQRTHTGERPYACGDCGKRFSVSSNLLRHRRTHSGERPYVCEDCGERFRHKVQIRRHERQLHGAGRSRGLGLLRGARAPAAGPPRSEPAAGAADKAP
- the ZNF853 gene encoding zinc finger protein 853 isoform X2, which codes for MLYQPAPRRLGLTARMELGPATETFVLELRCLEDGGPAPDTLSGGSGGSESQEEEEAQERSSSPPRPAASAPMGASGITEKAQPERQEVQLQQSEPQPEPRQQPQREQLPQQQPQSQLLGHQPELRQQQDGQEQLSQQQQELQEEPPTVQLKPQLQPVQQQEQLQLQQQDGPQQPSQQQQERQEKPQPVQHQRPKPQLQPLQQQGQSQEQPVPGQQLLQQQQAQLQPQQPLQQQQLLQQARLQQQQQQELLQPQQEQLQQLQRQEQLQQQLLQQQELQQQQLLQQQELQQEQLLQQQQLQQEQLLQQQQEQLQQQQLQPRPLEPEDEEEVELELMPVDLAAEQELEQQRQQELERQQEQRQLQLKLQEQLQQLEQQLEQQQQLEQQQLEGQQEVQLELTPVELGAPQQEVQLELTPVQPELQLELVPAAGDGGASVPGAPAAVVVAPPGYVVLQELMVLPAVAAPAVVAIPGPAGSAALTPARQRRRRRARDRPTICGECGKGFSRSTDLVRHQATHTGERPHRCGECGKGFSQHSNLVTHQRIHTGEKPYACSYCAKRFSESSALVQHQRTHTGERPYACGDCGKRFSVSSNLLRHRRTHSGERPYVCEDCGERFRHKVQIRRHERQLHGAGRSRGLGLLRGARAPAAGPPRSEPAAGAADKAP